From Actinomycetes bacterium, one genomic window encodes:
- the prfA gene encoding peptide chain release factor 1 yields MFERLDEIERTYDEIEGQLGDPAVLADQPRFVELSRRYAELGDVVRAYRQWRAAGEDLATARQLQREERSADGRALLDEEIRSAQERIAELETGLKQALVPSDPNDDKDVIVEVRAGTGGNEAALFAGDLLRMYTRWAEQHGYRTEVLSSSASDLEGVKEVVFAVKGRGAYSRLKYEAGVHRVQRVPVTESQGRIHTSAAGVNVLPEAEEVDVQVDPADLKVDVYRSTGPGGQSVNTTDSAVRITHLPTGIVVAMQDEKSQIQNREKALRVLRARLLERAVSEQQAALAAERRSQVRSLDRSERVRTYNFPQDRVTDHRIGFTVGDLPGVLEGRGLDKIIDELAQRDRQAELSGDGR; encoded by the coding sequence GTGTTCGAACGTCTCGACGAGATCGAGCGGACCTACGACGAGATCGAAGGCCAGCTCGGCGACCCCGCCGTCCTGGCCGACCAGCCACGCTTCGTCGAGCTCTCCAGGCGCTACGCGGAGCTGGGCGACGTGGTGCGCGCCTACCGGCAGTGGCGGGCGGCCGGAGAGGACCTGGCCACCGCGCGCCAGCTCCAGCGGGAGGAGCGCTCGGCCGACGGCCGCGCCCTGCTCGACGAGGAGATCCGGTCCGCCCAGGAGCGCATCGCCGAGCTGGAGACCGGACTCAAGCAGGCGCTCGTACCCTCCGACCCCAACGACGACAAGGACGTGATCGTCGAGGTGCGCGCGGGCACCGGTGGCAACGAGGCGGCGCTGTTCGCCGGCGACCTGCTCCGCATGTACACCCGCTGGGCCGAGCAGCATGGCTACCGGACCGAGGTGTTGTCGTCCAGCGCATCCGACCTGGAGGGGGTCAAGGAGGTCGTGTTCGCGGTCAAGGGCCGCGGCGCGTACTCCCGGCTCAAGTACGAGGCGGGCGTGCACCGGGTCCAGCGGGTGCCGGTCACCGAGTCGCAGGGGCGCATCCACACCTCGGCCGCCGGGGTCAACGTGCTCCCCGAGGCCGAGGAGGTCGACGTCCAGGTCGACCCGGCCGACCTCAAGGTCGACGTCTACCGGTCGACCGGGCCCGGGGGCCAGTCGGTGAACACCACCGACTCGGCGGTGCGCATCACCCACCTGCCCACCGGCATCGTCGTGGCCATGCAGGACGAGAAGTCGCAGATCCAGAACCGCGAGAAGGCGCTCCGGGTGCTGCGGGCCCGCCTGCTGGAACGGGCCGTCAGCGAGCAGCAGGCCGCCCTGGCCGCCGAGCGCCGGTCGCAGGTCCGCTCGCTGGACCGGTCCGAGCGGGTGCGCACCTACAACTTCCCGCAGGACCGGGTGACCGACCACCGCATCGGCTTCACCGTTGGGGACCTGCCCGGCGTGCTCGAAGGCCGGGGGCTGGACAAGATCATCGACGAGCTGGCCCAGCGCGACCGCCAGGCCGAGCTGAGCGGGGACGGCCGATGA
- the prmC gene encoding peptide chain release factor N(5)-glutamine methyltransferase: MTARAEQAPAVRDLLAAVTRELAGAGCVSARAEARWLVGEALGLDRPELAGRGTAVPGPARERLAAMVARRVSGEPLQYVVGWAPFGGLRLEVGPDVFVPRPETEGLAERAARLLRAGPAPRVAVDLCTGSGAVACFLAHAVPGARVVATELDPGALAWARRNTGRHGVELLEGDLDGPLPPELAGQVRVMTANVPYVPTAAIDLLPRDVREHEPRLALDGGPDGLDVLRAVAARAPRWLAGGGRLFCEIGDDQGGTAVRVLEESGFREVGVHPDLVGRDRVIEGRRP; encoded by the coding sequence ATGACCGCCCGGGCCGAGCAGGCGCCGGCCGTCCGCGACCTGCTCGCGGCGGTCACCCGCGAGCTGGCCGGGGCCGGCTGCGTGTCGGCCCGGGCCGAGGCGCGCTGGCTGGTCGGGGAGGCGCTCGGCCTGGACCGGCCGGAGCTGGCCGGTCGGGGAACGGCGGTGCCCGGGCCGGCACGCGAGCGGCTGGCCGCGATGGTGGCGCGCCGGGTGTCCGGGGAGCCGCTGCAGTACGTCGTCGGCTGGGCTCCGTTCGGAGGCCTGCGGCTCGAGGTCGGCCCGGACGTGTTCGTGCCCCGTCCCGAGACCGAGGGGCTGGCCGAGCGGGCGGCCAGGCTGCTGCGGGCGGGGCCCGCTCCGCGCGTGGCAGTCGACCTGTGCACCGGGTCGGGCGCGGTCGCGTGCTTCCTCGCTCACGCGGTGCCCGGAGCCCGGGTCGTGGCCACCGAGCTGGACCCCGGCGCGCTCGCCTGGGCCCGGCGCAACACCGGCCGCCACGGCGTCGAGTTGCTCGAGGGGGACCTCGACGGGCCCCTCCCGCCCGAGCTGGCCGGCCAGGTGCGGGTCATGACCGCCAACGTGCCCTACGTGCCGACCGCGGCCATCGACCTGCTCCCGCGCGACGTGCGCGAGCACGAGCCGCGACTGGCCCTGGACGGCGGCCCCGACGGCCTGGACGTGCTGCGGGCGGTGGCGGCGCGAGCGCCGCGCTGGCTCGCCGGTGGTGGGCGGCTGTTCTGCGAGATCGGCGACGACCAGGGCGGGACCGCCGTGCGTGTGCTCGAGGAGTCCGGCTTCCGGGAGGTCGGCGTCCACCCCGACCTGGTCGGTCGGGACCGCGTGATCGAAGGGAGGCGACCGTGA
- a CDS encoding L-threonylcarbamoyladenylate synthase: protein MTGEDGRAAAEDGRATGEDGRATGEDGRATREGQGATGEVERDDPLADEPRVVRVTDDESLWDGLLEVGGQVIARGGLVVVPTDTLYGVGCDPFNPSAVDALFRAKGRGRDLPLPVLVHGWRQAVGLVDEVTEQAKALIAAWWPGPLSIVLREAPGIGWDLGYSRGTLLVRMPKQTFTLALIQRTGPLAVSSANRSGMPTPDSMPGIVEQLGDEVGVFFDAGPAGGGPASTIVDLTGPLPRLLRRGAIPDEEIQRVLDEPLVDATKSS, encoded by the coding sequence GTGACCGGCGAGGACGGGCGCGCCGCCGCCGAGGACGGGCGCGCCACCGGCGAGGACGGGCGCGCCACCGGCGAGGACGGACGAGCCACTCGCGAGGGCCAGGGCGCCACCGGCGAGGTGGAGCGCGACGACCCCCTGGCCGACGAGCCACGGGTGGTCCGGGTGACCGACGACGAGAGCCTGTGGGACGGGCTGCTCGAGGTCGGCGGGCAGGTCATCGCCCGCGGCGGCCTCGTCGTGGTCCCGACCGACACCCTGTACGGGGTCGGCTGCGACCCGTTCAACCCCTCGGCCGTGGACGCGCTGTTCCGGGCCAAGGGCCGTGGCCGCGACCTGCCCCTGCCCGTGCTCGTGCACGGCTGGCGCCAGGCGGTCGGGCTCGTGGACGAGGTGACCGAGCAGGCCAAGGCGCTGATCGCGGCCTGGTGGCCCGGCCCCCTGTCGATCGTGCTGCGCGAGGCACCCGGGATCGGCTGGGACCTCGGCTACAGCCGGGGGACCTTGCTGGTGCGCATGCCCAAGCAGACGTTCACGCTCGCCCTGATCCAGCGGACCGGCCCGCTCGCGGTGTCGAGCGCCAACCGCTCGGGCATGCCCACGCCTGACAGCATGCCGGGCATCGTCGAGCAGCTTGGCGACGAGGTCGGCGTGTTCTTCGACGCCGGCCCGGCCGGCGGCGGCCCGGCATCGACGATCGTGGACCTGACCGGGCCCCTGCCGCGGCTGCTGCGTCGGGGCGCGATCCCCGACGAGGAGATCCAGCGCGTCCTCGACGAGCCGCTCGTCGACGCCACGAAGTCGAGCTGA
- the glyA gene encoding serine hydroxymethyltransferase: MTFYGPDWELLAATDPEVAEAIQGEVGRLNSKLQLIASENFASPAVMAATGCVMANKYAEGLPGKRYYGGCQQVDIVEELAIERAKALFGAEHANVQPHSGAQANMAAYFAVAGHGDKVLAMSLPHGGHLTHGSKVSFSGKWFEIVAYGVRKDDELIDMDEVRDLALEHRPRIILAGASAYPRVIDFAGFRQIADEVGAVFIADVAHYIGLIAGGAYPSPVPHADIVTFTTHKVLRGPRSGMILSKAEHAAAVDKAVFPMLQGGPQMHSIAAKAVALKEAAAPAFTAYAGQVVANARALAEGLGTGGLQLVSGGTDSHLLLADVSPEGLTGKDAEERLDAVGVVLNKNAIPFDPQPPSKASGIRLGTAAETSAGMREGEMAAVAELILRGLKAAPGSTEAAGIRDEVAQLVGRFPGYPQAAR, from the coding sequence ATGACGTTCTACGGTCCGGACTGGGAGCTGCTGGCGGCGACCGACCCCGAGGTGGCCGAGGCCATCCAGGGTGAGGTCGGCCGGCTCAACTCCAAGCTCCAGCTGATCGCATCGGAGAACTTCGCGAGCCCGGCGGTCATGGCCGCCACCGGCTGCGTGATGGCCAACAAGTACGCCGAGGGCCTGCCCGGCAAGCGCTACTACGGTGGCTGCCAGCAGGTCGACATCGTCGAGGAACTGGCCATCGAGCGGGCCAAGGCGCTGTTCGGGGCCGAGCACGCCAACGTCCAGCCCCACTCCGGCGCCCAGGCCAACATGGCCGCCTACTTCGCCGTGGCCGGCCACGGCGACAAGGTCCTGGCCATGAGCCTGCCCCACGGCGGGCACCTGACCCACGGCTCCAAGGTCAGCTTCTCCGGCAAGTGGTTCGAGATCGTCGCCTACGGCGTGCGCAAGGACGACGAGCTGATCGACATGGATGAGGTTCGCGACCTCGCCCTCGAGCACCGGCCCCGCATCATCCTGGCCGGGGCGAGCGCCTACCCTCGGGTGATCGACTTCGCCGGCTTCCGGCAGATCGCCGACGAGGTGGGCGCGGTGTTCATCGCCGACGTCGCCCACTACATCGGCCTGATCGCCGGGGGTGCCTACCCGAGCCCGGTGCCCCACGCCGACATCGTCACCTTCACCACCCACAAGGTCCTGCGCGGCCCACGCAGCGGGATGATCCTGTCCAAGGCCGAGCACGCCGCTGCCGTCGACAAGGCCGTGTTCCCGATGCTGCAGGGGGGCCCCCAGATGCACAGCATCGCGGCCAAGGCGGTCGCGCTCAAGGAGGCGGCCGCGCCGGCCTTCACCGCCTACGCGGGCCAGGTCGTGGCCAACGCCCGCGCCCTGGCCGAGGGCCTGGGCACGGGCGGCCTGCAGCTGGTCTCCGGTGGGACCGACTCCCACCTGCTCCTGGCCGACGTGAGCCCCGAGGGGCTGACCGGCAAGGACGCCGAGGAGCGGCTCGACGCGGTCGGCGTGGTGCTGAACAAGAACGCCATCCCGTTCGACCCCCAGCCGCCCTCCAAGGCGAGCGGGATCCGCCTGGGCACGGCGGCCGAGACCTCGGCCGGCATGCGCGAGGGCGAGATGGCGGCCGTGGCCGAGCTCATCCTGCGCGGCCTCAAGGCCGCGCCGGGCAGCACCGAGGCCGCGGGGATCAGGGACGAGGTGGCCCAGCTCGTCGGACGGTTCCCGGGCTACCCCCAGGCCGCCCGCTAG
- a CDS encoding MraY family glycosyltransferase produces the protein MRDLRSYLLVAGVAAVLTYLMTPLVRFVALKLDAVDRPGGRKVHAIPTPTLGGLAMFAGFLGGLAVASRMPVFQPLFLASGLPGFGPVVVVSEVLGVAIGAALMVVIGMIDDTMGLTAPAKLAAQICAASTMTLFGVRVLSFWLPLAGTVVLSPDLGVPVTVLLIVITVNAVNLVDGLDGLAAGLVGIGALAYFIYSYRIGATGIIADTSPASLLSGVLFGACVGFLPHNFNPARIFMGDSGSMLLGTLLSGATITGIGRSSQPQAGDQFALLIPVAIPLLVLALPFLDTFLAVGRRMRSGKGIMTADKNHLHHQLLEIGHSHRKAVLVLYAWSALLASAAVALSFTGPTRVLPGFLAVVTVGVIALLGPRRRLRHRT, from the coding sequence GTGCGAGACCTCCGCTCCTACCTGCTCGTGGCCGGGGTCGCGGCCGTCCTCACCTACCTGATGACGCCGCTCGTCCGTTTCGTCGCACTCAAGCTGGACGCGGTCGACCGGCCGGGTGGTCGCAAGGTCCACGCCATCCCCACCCCGACCCTGGGCGGGCTCGCGATGTTCGCCGGCTTCCTCGGCGGCCTCGCCGTGGCCTCGCGCATGCCGGTGTTCCAGCCCCTGTTCCTGGCCTCGGGCCTGCCCGGGTTCGGGCCCGTGGTGGTGGTCTCGGAGGTGCTCGGGGTCGCCATCGGCGCAGCCCTCATGGTCGTGATCGGCATGATCGACGACACCATGGGCCTGACCGCCCCGGCCAAGCTGGCCGCGCAGATCTGCGCGGCCAGCACGATGACCCTGTTCGGCGTGCGCGTGCTGTCGTTCTGGCTGCCGCTGGCGGGCACGGTCGTGCTCTCGCCCGACCTCGGGGTGCCGGTGACCGTGCTGCTCATCGTGATCACCGTGAACGCGGTCAACCTGGTGGACGGGCTCGACGGGCTCGCGGCCGGGCTGGTCGGCATCGGCGCCCTGGCCTACTTCATCTACAGCTACCGGATCGGCGCCACCGGGATCATCGCCGACACCTCGCCGGCCTCGCTGCTCAGCGGCGTGCTGTTCGGCGCCTGCGTCGGCTTCCTGCCCCACAACTTCAACCCGGCCCGCATCTTCATGGGCGACTCCGGCTCGATGCTGCTGGGCACGCTGCTCTCGGGCGCGACCATCACCGGGATCGGGCGCTCCAGCCAGCCCCAGGCCGGCGACCAGTTCGCCCTGCTGATCCCCGTGGCCATCCCCCTGCTCGTGCTCGCCCTGCCCTTCCTGGACACCTTCCTGGCCGTGGGCCGGCGCATGCGGTCGGGCAAGGGGATCATGACCGCCGACAAGAACCACCTGCACCACCAGCTCCTCGAGATCGGGCACTCGCACCGCAAGGCGGTCCTGGTCCTGTACGCCTGGAGCGCGCTGCTGGCCAGCGCGGCGGTGGCCCTGTCGTTCACCGGGCCGACCCGGGTCCTGCCCGGCTTCCTGGCCGTGGTCACCGTCGGCGTCATCGCCCTGCTCGGCCCGCGCCGCCGCCTGCGGCACCGGACCTGA
- the atpB gene encoding F0F1 ATP synthase subunit A — translation MLPTLLAREGFQAPGTEDFEWPAIWEIHLGGFTLEINRTALLMLLAMLVVLALFLVAFRRPKVVPRGLQNLMEVGVEFVRRQIILEVIGQDGLRFLPYLATLFFFIFFANVLEIVPGINFPATSRMALPLFLAILTWVLFNWVGIRAQGPGRYLRNTLFPPGIPWPLYILIAPIEFVSTLIVRPVTLSVRLLANMIAGHLILAVFFLGTVYLIERPATAVFAVPAFAMAVALVGFELVVALLQAYIFTILTAVYLAGALEPEH, via the coding sequence ATGCTGCCGACCCTTCTCGCGCGCGAGGGGTTCCAGGCGCCGGGCACCGAGGACTTCGAGTGGCCGGCGATCTGGGAGATCCACCTGGGTGGGTTCACCCTCGAGATCAACCGCACCGCCCTGCTGATGCTCCTGGCCATGCTCGTCGTGCTCGCGCTGTTCCTGGTCGCCTTCCGGCGGCCCAAGGTCGTGCCCCGCGGGCTGCAGAACCTGATGGAGGTCGGCGTCGAGTTCGTCCGCAGGCAGATCATCCTCGAGGTCATCGGCCAGGACGGGCTCCGGTTCCTGCCCTACCTCGCCACGCTGTTCTTCTTCATCTTTTTCGCCAACGTGCTCGAGATCGTCCCGGGGATCAACTTCCCGGCCACCTCGAGGATGGCCCTGCCGCTGTTCCTGGCCATCCTGACCTGGGTGCTGTTCAACTGGGTGGGCATCAGGGCGCAGGGACCCGGCCGCTACCTCCGCAACACGCTGTTCCCACCGGGCATCCCCTGGCCGCTCTACATCCTGATCGCGCCCATCGAGTTCGTCTCGACCCTGATCGTGCGGCCGGTGACGCTCTCGGTCCGGCTCCTGGCCAACATGATCGCCGGGCACCTCATCCTCGCGGTGTTCTTCCTGGGCACGGTCTACCTGATCGAGCGCCCGGCGACCGCCGTGTTCGCCGTGCCAGCGTTCGCGATGGCCGTCGCCCTGGTCGGCTTCGAGCTGGTCGTCGCGCTGCTGCAGGCCTACATCTTCACGATCCTGACCGCTGTGTACCTCGCTGGGGCCCTCGAGCCCGAGCACTGA
- the atpE gene encoding ATP synthase F0 subunit C, with translation MDLATPVLAAINGNLNVLGYGLGALGPGIGLGFLIGKALEGIARQPEAAGQVRTTMFIGLAFVEALALFGFVLAFARS, from the coding sequence ATGGACCTCGCCACCCCCGTCCTGGCCGCCATCAACGGGAACCTGAACGTGCTCGGCTACGGTCTCGGCGCCCTCGGCCCCGGCATCGGCCTCGGGTTCCTGATCGGCAAGGCGCTCGAGGGAATCGCCCGCCAGCCCGAGGCGGCCGGCCAGGTGCGCACCACCATGTTCATCGGCCTCGCCTTCGTCGAGGCGCTCGCGCTGTTCGGCTTCGTGCTCGCGTTCGCGCGCAGCTAG
- the atpF gene encoding F0F1 ATP synthase subunit B: MHAVVATALLAAEGAEPNPIIPNVSELIVGALAFIVLLVLLSRTAFPRMNEALKERTSNIEGKLEKAEREREEAEKLLQQYRNKLASAEEETQRIIDEARANAERVRKDLRAKAEAEAEREIERARTAIRQERNQAIQELRREVGTLAVELATRVVGDSLDRERQLRLIDQYIEDLNLQTSSGAMTARREGGSGGQG, encoded by the coding sequence ATGCACGCTGTCGTCGCCACGGCCCTCCTCGCGGCCGAGGGGGCCGAGCCGAACCCGATCATCCCCAACGTGAGCGAGCTCATCGTCGGCGCGCTCGCCTTCATCGTGCTGCTCGTGCTGCTGTCGCGGACCGCGTTCCCGCGCATGAACGAGGCGCTCAAGGAGCGCACCTCCAACATCGAGGGCAAGCTCGAGAAGGCCGAGCGGGAGCGGGAGGAGGCCGAGAAGCTCCTGCAGCAGTACCGCAACAAGCTGGCCAGCGCCGAGGAGGAGACCCAGCGCATCATCGACGAGGCGCGCGCCAACGCCGAGCGGGTCCGCAAGGACCTGCGGGCCAAGGCCGAGGCCGAGGCCGAGCGCGAGATCGAGCGGGCCCGGACCGCCATCCGCCAGGAGCGCAACCAGGCCATCCAGGAGCTCCGGCGCGAGGTCGGCACCCTGGCCGTGGAGCTCGCCACCCGGGTGGTGGGGGACTCCCTGGACCGGGAGCGTCAGCTCCGCCTGATCGACCAGTACATCGAGGACCTCAACCTGCAGACGTCCTCCGGGGCGATGACCGCGCGGCGTGAGGGCGGTAGCGGTGGCCAGGGTTAG
- a CDS encoding F0F1 ATP synthase subunit delta — MARVSPALAEHAQALFDQAARPGGITRQRSIDQVASELDAFARLLATQVRLRKALSDPGLPPEPKRALLHELGHGQLDEATVEVLATAAERQRVPAREFTGVVAELAARAAFTAAEEAGELERVEDELFRLATLVERDHRVRSALTNPGLPVENKRAFVAELLAAGGASDRTTALVDLLVEMDEGHDLDREAKALAELAAQRRNRVVAEVRTAVELDGERRARLAEVLTRITGRPVDLRCTVDEAILGSVVVRVGDDLFDGSVRTRLELAREQLGVA; from the coding sequence GTGGCCAGGGTTAGCCCGGCCCTGGCCGAGCACGCCCAGGCCCTGTTCGACCAGGCGGCCCGCCCCGGCGGGATCACCCGGCAACGGTCGATCGACCAGGTCGCGAGCGAGCTGGACGCGTTCGCGCGCCTGCTCGCCACCCAGGTCCGGCTGCGCAAGGCGCTCAGCGACCCTGGCCTGCCGCCCGAACCCAAGCGCGCCCTGCTCCACGAGCTCGGCCACGGGCAGCTCGACGAGGCCACCGTGGAGGTGCTCGCCACCGCGGCCGAGCGCCAGCGGGTACCGGCCCGGGAGTTCACCGGCGTCGTGGCCGAGCTGGCCGCCCGGGCCGCCTTCACCGCCGCCGAGGAGGCGGGCGAGCTGGAGCGGGTCGAGGACGAGCTGTTCCGCCTCGCCACCCTGGTCGAGCGCGACCACCGGGTGCGCTCGGCCCTGACCAACCCCGGCCTGCCGGTGGAGAACAAGCGGGCCTTCGTGGCCGAGCTGCTCGCCGCCGGCGGGGCCAGCGACCGCACCACCGCCCTGGTCGACCTGCTGGTCGAGATGGACGAGGGCCACGACCTGGACCGCGAGGCCAAGGCCCTGGCCGAGCTGGCCGCCCAGCGCCGCAACCGGGTGGTGGCCGAGGTGCGCACCGCCGTCGAGCTCGACGGCGAGCGCCGGGCCCGGCTCGCCGAGGTGCTCACCCGCATCACCGGCAGGCCCGTCGACCTGCGCTGCACGGTCGATGAGGCTATTTTGGGATCGGTGGTCGTGCGTGTCGGCGACGACCTGTTCGACGGCAGCGTCCGCACCAGGCTGGAGCTCGCCCGCGAGCAGCTCGGCGTGGCGTGA
- the atpA gene encoding F0F1 ATP synthase subunit alpha, with translation MTELSIRPDDIAAALRKHVESFRPSVTREEVGRVTETGDGIAMVEGMPSTMASELLEFPGGLLGVALNLDVREVGCVVFGDASAIEEGDEVRHTGRILSVPVGDGFLGRVVDPLGRPLDGKGEIEAEETRALELQAPSVVQRQPVKEPLETGIKAIDAMTNIGRGQRELIIGDQKTGKTAVCLDAIINQRQHWGTDRQVKCIYVAIGQKASTVRELVGALEENGALEYTVVVNAPASLPASFKYIAPYAGSALGQHWMYKGEHALIVFDDLSKQAEAYRQISLLLRRPAGREAYPGDVFYLHSRLLERCAKLSDDLGGGSLTGLPIIETKGNDVSAYIPTNVISITDGQIYLEPDLFFAGVRPAINVGISVSRVGGNAQIKAMKKIAGRLRIDLAQYRALEAFAQFGSELDKASQQQLARGARVVEILKQPQYRPVPVERQVVAIWVGTGGHLDEFPVDDAERFVEEFTDHLAARTDVLDSIRETGELSDETEATLKQTMGDFAQAFAPTEAGPGSEAAAGQGAPPDQVRPDMGWDRLSSVDEDETEPTGE, from the coding sequence GTGACCGAGCTGTCCATCCGGCCCGACGACATCGCCGCGGCCCTCCGAAAGCACGTCGAGTCGTTCCGACCGTCCGTCACCCGCGAGGAGGTCGGGCGGGTGACCGAGACCGGCGACGGCATCGCCATGGTCGAGGGCATGCCGTCGACCATGGCCAGCGAGCTGCTCGAGTTCCCGGGCGGCCTGCTCGGGGTGGCCCTCAACCTGGACGTCCGCGAGGTCGGCTGCGTGGTCTTCGGCGACGCCTCCGCCATCGAGGAGGGCGACGAGGTGCGCCACACCGGCCGCATCCTGTCGGTCCCGGTCGGCGACGGCTTCCTCGGCCGGGTGGTCGACCCGCTCGGCCGGCCGCTCGACGGCAAGGGCGAGATCGAGGCCGAGGAGACCCGCGCCCTCGAGCTGCAGGCGCCCAGCGTGGTCCAGCGCCAGCCGGTCAAGGAGCCGCTCGAGACCGGCATCAAGGCGATCGACGCGATGACCAACATCGGGCGGGGCCAGCGCGAGCTGATCATCGGCGACCAGAAGACCGGCAAGACCGCCGTCTGCCTGGACGCGATCATCAACCAGCGCCAGCACTGGGGCACCGACAGGCAGGTCAAGTGCATCTACGTGGCCATCGGCCAGAAGGCGTCCACCGTGCGGGAGCTGGTCGGGGCGCTCGAGGAGAACGGCGCGCTCGAGTACACGGTGGTGGTGAACGCCCCCGCCTCGCTGCCCGCCTCGTTCAAGTACATCGCCCCGTACGCGGGCTCGGCCCTCGGCCAGCACTGGATGTACAAGGGCGAGCACGCGCTCATCGTCTTCGACGACCTCTCCAAGCAGGCCGAGGCGTACCGGCAGATCTCGCTGCTGCTGCGCCGCCCGGCCGGCCGCGAGGCCTACCCCGGCGACGTCTTCTACCTGCACTCCCGGCTGCTGGAACGCTGCGCCAAGCTCTCCGACGACCTGGGCGGCGGGTCGCTCACGGGGCTGCCCATCATCGAGACCAAGGGCAACGACGTCTCCGCCTACATCCCCACCAACGTGATCTCGATCACGGACGGACAGATCTACCTCGAGCCCGACCTCTTCTTCGCCGGTGTGCGCCCGGCGATCAACGTGGGCATCTCCGTCTCGCGGGTCGGCGGCAACGCGCAGATCAAAGCCATGAAGAAGATCGCGGGTCGACTCCGGATCGACCTGGCGCAGTACCGCGCGCTCGAGGCGTTCGCGCAGTTCGGTTCCGAGCTCGACAAGGCGTCCCAGCAACAGCTCGCCCGAGGCGCTCGCGTCGTCGAGATCCTCAAGCAGCCCCAGTACCGCCCGGTGCCGGTCGAGCGGCAGGTCGTCGCGATCTGGGTCGGGACCGGCGGACACCTCGACGAGTTCCCGGTCGACGACGCCGAGCGGTTCGTCGAGGAGTTCACCGACCACCTGGCGGCGCGAACGGACGTGCTCGACTCGATCCGGGAGACGGGCGAGCTCTCGGACGAGACCGAGGCGACCCTCAAGCAGACGATGGGCGACTTCGCGCAGGCCTTCGCCCCGACCGAGGCGGGCCCCGGAAGCGAGGCCGCCGCCGGACAGGGGGCGCCGCCCGATCAGGTTCGCCCCGACATGGGCTGGGATCGTCTCTCCTCCGTCGACGAGGACGAGACGGAGCCCACCGGCGAGTAG
- a CDS encoding F0F1 ATP synthase subunit gamma — MGAKLRVVRRRIRSVQSTMKITSAMELIAASRIVKAQQRVIEARPYADLLTQAMEDVARQTGSIVHPLLEEREAPARAGVLVMTSDRGLAGAFNANLLKRAEDLLRRVRSRGIEPVLYLIGRKAISYFRFRGVAPEASWSGFSEVPRYAAAEEIGERLIEEFGSGGIDELHTVYTDFRSAFTFRATDKRFLPIAPEEVAAKGPGVPHPEYIFEPEPAQILDDLLPQYVITKVYFALLESAASENAARQRAMAAATDNAEELIKVLTRQANRARQDEITTEIMEIVGGAEALAQASGGAGG; from the coding sequence GTGGGCGCCAAGCTCCGCGTCGTTCGCCGCCGGATCCGTTCGGTCCAGTCGACGATGAAGATCACCAGCGCGATGGAGCTCATCGCGGCCTCGCGGATCGTGAAGGCGCAGCAGCGCGTGATCGAGGCGCGCCCGTACGCCGATCTGCTCACCCAGGCGATGGAGGACGTCGCCAGGCAGACAGGATCGATCGTCCATCCGCTCCTCGAGGAACGAGAAGCGCCGGCTCGCGCCGGCGTGCTCGTCATGACCAGCGACCGGGGTCTGGCGGGGGCGTTCAACGCGAACCTGCTGAAGCGAGCCGAGGATCTCCTCCGTCGCGTTCGCTCTCGGGGCATCGAGCCGGTGCTCTACCTCATCGGGAGGAAGGCGATCTCGTACTTCCGGTTCCGAGGCGTCGCGCCAGAGGCCTCGTGGTCGGGCTTCTCGGAGGTGCCGCGGTACGCCGCAGCCGAGGAGATCGGCGAGCGGCTGATCGAGGAGTTCGGCTCCGGCGGCATCGACGAGCTGCACACCGTGTACACCGACTTCCGCTCGGCCTTCACGTTCCGAGCCACCGACAAGCGGTTCCTCCCGATCGCGCCGGAAGAGGTCGCCGCCAAGGGACCGGGGGTGCCGCACCCCGAGTACATCTTCGAGCCCGAGCCGGCGCAGATCCTCGACGACCTGCTGCCCCAGTACGTCATCACGAAGGTGTACTTCGCCCTGCTCGAGTCGGCGGCCTCGGAGAACGCCGCCCGGCAGCGGGCGATGGCGGCGGCGACCGACAACGCGGAAGAACTCATCAAGGTGCTCACCCGGCAGGCCAATCGCGCCCGCCAGGACGAGATCACGACGGAGATCATGGAGATCGTGGGCGGGGCCGAGGCCCTGGCTCAGGCATCGGGGGGTGCGGGGGGCTGA